The genomic stretch GACGTACTGACCGGGCTTGAGGCCATCCCACAAGGGAAATGGATTGATCTGCTGCGTCGACGCCGGTTGGGCCAGGACCGGCCGGAAGGCGATCGTCAGCAGAATCGCGATGCAGCTGCCGATAACTCCGTGCAGCCGGAATCGCCGACGTGAATTGAGCGCGTGATCTGCATGTGACGTTCGAATGTTCCGGGGGGATGTCCACACCATGATCGTACGGATCCTCGAGACGGGGCGATGCTGCCACGAGACTCTGGTCTTCGAAACGGAGACGCCACGAGAACTCGGAAGGTTGCACGCGCTGAACGCCTGCGCCGCCGGGGGCCCTCCTTACCGGACACAAACCGCCTTCTGACACCAGCCCTCTCCCGCATTTCCGGCCGGCGCCGCAGACTTCCCTCCGATGCTGAGGCCACACACTTGGCATCCAGTGCAGTGCATGTCGAAGGGCCGTCGGTTGTACCCTGTCGGGTCCGCAGAGCGCGGGTGAGGGGGTATGATCGGCGGTCCGACGTTTAAGTACCATTTCCTGACCAATCGGATCGCGGCGAAGCGCTAGTTTTGTCGCGTGACCCTGCCGAGACCGTCATCCCGCGATTTCCAGCGTCTGATGCGATCTGCGCGGCGCAACGAGATTCTCGTCGCCGGCGCGTTCGCGGTGGCAGTGGCGGTCCTGATCCTCGGCGCCTGGGCAGTCTGGCGCGCCGGAGAACGGCATCGCCGCACCGCCGACGAGGCGCTCCAGGACCAGGCGAGCTACATGGCGGGGATGGTCGCCTCGATTGTCACGGAACAGGGGTGGTTCTCCGCCCGGACGATGCTCCGCGCCTGGGACGAGACGATGCGAGGGCCGGGACCGCTGCCGACCACCGACAGCATCCGCCGCCGCGCCGCCCGCGAAGCGATCGGCCCCGACATGGTCGCCCTCGTCCCCCGGCGATTCTTTGCCGGCGACAACCATGGCTGGCACGGAACCGACGGCCCCGAACTCTCCGATGACGCCGTGCTCTCCGTGGTGCGTCGCAGCAGCATCGACACGCTCCCTGATGACGGCATGTTCCGGATGATGGTGATTCCCCACGGCGCCGACACGTCGCTCGTTTTCCTGATGGCCGCGTGGCCGGTCGCTCCGGGCCTTCGCTGGTACGGCTTTGAAGTCGGACTGACCGAATTCCGCAACAAGATCATCCTGCCGCGCGTGACGAGCCTGGCGTATTCGTTTCGCCATCTCCGCGATTCGCTCCGGCAGCGCCAGCCTGACTCCGACTCACTTCCGCCGGTCGCGATCTCGATCGTGACCGACGACAATCGCCTCCTCTACTCCACGCCGGTGCGACCCCATCCGCCGTGGATCGGATCTCGCAAGTTGACCGGTGGACTGGCGTCGACCGTGACATTGAGCGTGGAGCCGGCGGCGGTGCCGATCCTCATGCAGGGCGGATATCCGTCGAATTCCGCGGCGGCGATCGCGGTCACCTTTGCGCTCGGCGTCCTCCTCCTCGGCGCGGCCGCGACGCTGGCGTGGCGCACCCTTGCCGTCTCGCGGCAACGAGAGGAATTCACGTCGAGCGTATCGCACGAACTGCGCACACCGCTCACCAACATCCAGCTCTTTGCCGAGACGCTGCTGCTGGATCGCGCCCGGACGGTTGACGAGCAACGCGGTGCGCTCGAGACGATCACGCGTGAGACGCGGCGGCTGGTGCACATCGTCGAGAACGTCCTCGCCCTCTCGCGGCTCGGTCGCACGATGACCGTGGTGCGCCGCCCCGAACGGATCGATCAGCTGGTCCGCGATGTCGTCTCGTCGTTCGATCCGCTGCTGCGCAGCCACGACATCTCGGTGGAGGTGGCACTGGACGGCCATGAGACGGCGTCGGTCGACGGCGACGCGGTGCGGCGCATTCTGGTCAATCTGCTCGACAACGCCGTGCGCTATGGCCCGGAGGGACAGACGCTCCGGATCAGCGCGTCGAATCGTGACGGACGACTCGAACTCGCCGTGCAGGACGAGGGCCCCGGGATCCCGACGATCGATCGCGAGCGCATCTGGCAGCCCTTCGAGCGAGGCTCGACCAACGTCAATGGCGGCACCGGAATCGGTCTCGCGGTGGTCAACCAGCTGGTCAAGCTGCACGGCGGAACGGTGCGGATCGATACCGTGACTCCCGGGGCGCGATTTGTCGTGGTTCTTCCCGGCGTCGATACCCGGTCCGGCGCATCCACGCATGGCTGATCCGGGCCGCGCCACGAAAGGAATCTGATGTCACGCCGCATTCTTGTGATCGAAGACAACGCCACGATCGCCGAGGGGATCCGGATGAACCTCGCGGTGGAGGGATATGAGGTCGAAGTCGCCGCCACAGGCGAACGCGGCCTGACGCACGCACGTCGGTGGGATCCGCACCTCGCCATCCTCGACCTGATGCTGCCGGGGATGGATGGATACACCGTGCTGCGTACCCTGCGCGAAGAGGGGCGTGATCTCCCGGTGCTGATCCTCTCCGCGCGCGGCGCCGAGACCGATCGGTTGCGCGGCTTCCGCCTCGGCGCGGATGATTACGTCGTCAAGCCGTTCTCGCTTCCCGAATTGCTGGCGCGCGTGGCCGTGATGCTGCGGCGTCATGCACCGGAAGAGCGGCCGCAGGCCTCGCGGTCGTGGGAGTTCGGCGACGTGAGCGTCGACGCGGGGTCACGGGAGGTGCTGCGGCACGACGCAGTGGTCCTGCTGCGTCCCAAGGAATTCGACCTGCTTCTTGCGCTGCTGCGCCGCGACGGACGCGTCGCGACGCGGGCGGAGCTGCTGGATGAAGTGTGGCGCTACGAGCCCGACGTGGTGTCGCGCACCGTCGACGTGCACATTCTCGAACTGCGCCGCAAACTGGAAAGCGATCCGGCGCAGCCGCGGCACATTCTCACGGTGCGCAAGACGGGGTATCGCCTGGTGCGGGAGCCGCGGGAACTGCCGTAGGGCTACTTCCGCGCCCCGGTGCCGATCACCATCCAATCCTGATCGGCATCTCCCTTCGCAATCCATCGGTCCATCTCGGCGGCAATCGCCGGAAGAACGGCGAGCGG from Gemmatimonadales bacterium encodes the following:
- a CDS encoding HAMP domain-containing sensor histidine kinase, with amino-acid sequence MRSARRNEILVAGAFAVAVAVLILGAWAVWRAGERHRRTADEALQDQASYMAGMVASIVTEQGWFSARTMLRAWDETMRGPGPLPTTDSIRRRAAREAIGPDMVALVPRRFFAGDNHGWHGTDGPELSDDAVLSVVRRSSIDTLPDDGMFRMMVIPHGADTSLVFLMAAWPVAPGLRWYGFEVGLTEFRNKIILPRVTSLAYSFRHLRDSLRQRQPDSDSLPPVAISIVTDDNRLLYSTPVRPHPPWIGSRKLTGGLASTVTLSVEPAAVPILMQGGYPSNSAAAIAVTFALGVLLLGAAATLAWRTLAVSRQREEFTSSVSHELRTPLTNIQLFAETLLLDRARTVDEQRGALETITRETRRLVHIVENVLALSRLGRTMTVVRRPERIDQLVRDVVSSFDPLLRSHDISVEVALDGHETASVDGDAVRRILVNLLDNAVRYGPEGQTLRISASNRDGRLELAVQDEGPGIPTIDRERIWQPFERGSTNVNGGTGIGLAVVNQLVKLHGGTVRIDTVTPGARFVVVLPGVDTRSGASTHG
- a CDS encoding response regulator transcription factor is translated as MSRRILVIEDNATIAEGIRMNLAVEGYEVEVAATGERGLTHARRWDPHLAILDLMLPGMDGYTVLRTLREEGRDLPVLILSARGAETDRLRGFRLGADDYVVKPFSLPELLARVAVMLRRHAPEERPQASRSWEFGDVSVDAGSREVLRHDAVVLLRPKEFDLLLALLRRDGRVATRAELLDEVWRYEPDVVSRTVDVHILELRRKLESDPAQPRHILTVRKTGYRLVREPRELP